A DNA window from Aureibaculum sp. 2308TA14-22 contains the following coding sequences:
- a CDS encoding rhodanese-like domain-containing protein — MKNSKIIMFLLGLLLVSCQEKTKQEKIDETTDSEKIVEVQKEPIVKVISPEDFKNKVDKKTVQLIDVRRPKEFAEGHLKNSKNINVLGADFVKNMENAFDKNKPIYVYCKGGTRSARASTALKEAGFTEIYDLKGGFLAWSKKNLEIEK, encoded by the coding sequence ATGAAAAATTCAAAAATAATTATGTTCTTATTAGGATTACTTCTAGTGTCTTGTCAAGAAAAAACGAAGCAAGAGAAAATAGATGAAACTACGGATTCTGAGAAAATAGTTGAAGTACAAAAAGAACCAATCGTGAAGGTGATTTCTCCAGAAGATTTTAAAAACAAAGTAGATAAAAAAACTGTGCAATTAATTGATGTACGCAGACCAAAGGAATTTGCGGAAGGACATTTAAAAAATTCAAAAAACATTAACGTTTTAGGAGCAGATTTTGTAAAAAACATGGAAAATGCTTTTGACAAAAACAAACCAATTTATGTTTATTGTAAAGGCGGTACTAGAAGTGCCAGAGCTTCAACAGCTTTAAAAGAAGCTGGTTTTACGGAAATATATGATTTAAAAGGTGGTTTTTTAGCATGGTCTAAAAAAAATTTAGAAATAGAAAAATAG
- a CDS encoding YgaP family membrane protein, which produces MKKNVGSIDKIVRIIIAVVAAYFAYQGNFGATISYVLYAVAGIMLLTSFMGSCPIYSVLGQSTCKVKE; this is translated from the coding sequence ATGAAAAAAAATGTAGGAAGTATCGATAAAATAGTTAGAATTATAATTGCTGTAGTTGCCGCTTATTTTGCATATCAAGGTAATTTTGGAGCTACAATAAGTTACGTTCTGTATGCGGTTGCTGGCATTATGTTATTAACATCTTTTATGGGTTCATGTCCAATCTATTCTGTATTAGGACAAAGCACTTGCAAAGTAAAAGAATAG
- a CDS encoding heavy-metal-associated domain-containing protein: MATIEILNLKCGGCGNTIKKGILSVDGVSEVNIDLETSKVTVNSENESILKSVKEKLSKMGYPEAGDANTLIHKAKSFVSCATGRMGEKV, translated from the coding sequence ATGGCAACAATAGAAATACTGAACCTTAAATGCGGAGGTTGTGGAAATACTATAAAAAAAGGAATACTATCTGTTGATGGTGTTTCAGAAGTAAATATAGATTTAGAAACTTCAAAAGTTACTGTTAATTCGGAAAATGAATCCATTCTAAAATCCGTTAAGGAGAAACTCTCTAAAATGGGTTACCCAGAAGCCGGTGATGCCAATACCTTAATTCATAAAGCAAAGTCATTTGTAAGTTGTGCAACGGGTAGAATGGGGGAGAAGGTATAA
- a CDS encoding VOC family protein, with product MKSAVSWFEIPVTDFNRAKKFYTTVLGIGIKDHPMPDPTMEYGVFDYKPEEDGISGAIFKGEGQHPSMDGTTVYLNGGNDLNLPLSRVERAGGKVLMPKTDIGENGFFALLADTEGNKVALHSMS from the coding sequence ATGAAAAGTGCAGTTAGTTGGTTTGAAATTCCAGTAACGGATTTTAACAGAGCAAAAAAGTTTTACACTACAGTATTGGGTATTGGAATTAAAGACCACCCAATGCCAGACCCTACAATGGAATATGGTGTGTTTGACTACAAACCTGAAGAAGATGGAATTAGTGGAGCCATTTTTAAGGGCGAAGGGCAACATCCATCAATGGACGGTACAACCGTGTATTTGAATGGAGGCAATGATTTAAACCTTCCATTAAGTAGAGTGGAACGTGCTGGTGGTAAAGTTTTAATGCCCAAAACGGATATCGGCGAAAATGGCTTCTTTGCTTTATTGGCGGATACTGAAGGCAATAAAGTAGCATTGCACTCTATGTCTTAA
- a CDS encoding MBL fold metallo-hydrolase, translated as MNIEQIYTGCLAQGAYYIESNGEVAIIDPLREVQPYIDRAIKDEAKIKYIFETHFHADFVSGHVTLADKTGAKIVFGPTAETNFDSHIAMDGEVFELGDITITALHTPGHTMESTTYLLKDKNGKDHAIFSGDTLFLGDVGRPDLAQKAANMTQDELAGLLYDSLRTKVMTLADDVIVYPAHGAGSACGKNLSKETVGTIGDQKKTNYALRANMTKEEFVKEVTDGLLPPPQYFPLNVKLNKEGYESIDAVLDKGTKALSADEFEKIANDTDALILDVRHQSEFIKGFIPRSIFIGLDGGFAPWVGALIQDIKQPILLVTPEGKEEETVTRLSRVGFDNTLGYLDGSFKTWLASGKEIDTLESVSAETLESKMAVEMAIFDVRKPSEYASEHIVDVPNTPLDFINDHISEFPKDKDFYVHCAGGYRSVIAASILKARGYHNVIDIAGGYGAIKKTDIKKTDYVCPTAL; from the coding sequence ATGAACATTGAACAGATTTATACAGGATGCTTAGCTCAGGGGGCTTATTATATAGAAAGTAATGGCGAAGTAGCTATTATAGATCCATTACGTGAGGTACAACCTTATATAGATAGAGCGATTAAAGACGAGGCAAAAATCAAATATATTTTTGAAACTCATTTTCATGCCGATTTTGTAAGTGGTCATGTTACCTTGGCGGATAAAACTGGTGCAAAAATCGTTTTTGGACCGACTGCGGAAACCAATTTCGATTCGCACATCGCTATGGACGGTGAGGTTTTTGAATTAGGTGATATTACCATCACCGCTTTACACACGCCAGGGCATACTATGGAGAGTACAACCTATCTGTTAAAGGATAAAAACGGAAAAGACCATGCTATTTTTAGTGGTGATACGTTGTTTTTGGGCGATGTTGGTCGTCCTGATTTAGCTCAAAAAGCTGCTAATATGACCCAAGACGAGCTAGCAGGCTTATTATATGATAGTTTACGGACAAAGGTAATGACCTTGGCGGATGATGTGATTGTATATCCTGCACACGGAGCAGGTTCGGCTTGTGGTAAAAATTTGAGCAAAGAAACCGTTGGGACTATTGGCGATCAGAAAAAAACAAATTATGCTCTTAGAGCGAATATGACCAAAGAAGAATTTGTAAAAGAAGTAACCGATGGTTTGCTACCTCCGCCACAATATTTCCCTTTGAACGTAAAGTTGAACAAAGAGGGTTATGAAAGTATTGATGCTGTATTAGATAAAGGTACTAAAGCCTTATCAGCTGATGAGTTTGAAAAAATTGCTAATGATACTGATGCTTTAATTTTAGATGTAAGACATCAATCAGAATTTATAAAAGGTTTTATTCCCAGATCAATTTTTATTGGACTAGATGGTGGATTTGCACCTTGGGTAGGAGCTTTGATACAAGACATTAAACAACCAATTTTATTAGTGACACCGGAAGGTAAGGAAGAAGAAACTGTTACCAGATTATCTAGAGTGGGTTTTGATAATACCTTAGGCTACCTTGACGGAAGTTTTAAAACTTGGTTAGCATCAGGTAAAGAAATTGACACGTTGGAATCGGTATCTGCTGAAACATTAGAAAGTAAAATGGCTGTAGAAATGGCTATTTTTGATGTTAGAAAGCCTAGTGAATATGCTAGTGAGCATATCGTTGATGTACCCAATACACCTTTGGATTTTATTAATGACCATATTTCTGAGTTCCCAAAAGATAAGGATTTTTATGTACATTGTGCTGGTGGTTATCGCTCGGTTATTGCTGCTTCCATTTTAAAAGCAAGAGGCTATCATAATGTTATTGATATAGCAGGTGGCTACGGAGCAATTAAAAAGACTGATATTAAAAAAACAGATTATGTCTGTCCAACTGCACTATAA
- a CDS encoding exodeoxyribonuclease III, which yields MNIISYNVNGIRAALKKGFMTWLQAANPDVICIQETKAHKEQLDLEIFEQAGYPYHYWFSAQKKGYSSVAVLSKIKPNHVEYGTGIETMDFEGRNLRLDFDTVSVMSLYLPSGTNDARLNFKLNYMAEFQEYVNQLKKEIPNLIICGDYNICHKEIDIHNPKMKGVSGFLPVERMWIGKFIDSGFIDTFRHFNKEPHNYSWWSYRANARNNNKGWRIDYCMASEPLKRRLKRAYILPEARHSDHCPIGVEIE from the coding sequence GTGAATATAATTTCTTACAATGTTAACGGCATACGAGCCGCCTTAAAAAAAGGATTTATGACATGGTTGCAGGCTGCCAACCCCGATGTAATTTGTATTCAAGAGACCAAAGCCCATAAAGAACAGTTGGATCTGGAAATTTTTGAACAGGCAGGTTACCCTTATCACTATTGGTTTTCTGCCCAAAAGAAGGGGTATAGTAGTGTTGCCGTGTTGTCAAAAATAAAACCAAACCATGTTGAATACGGAACAGGTATCGAAACCATGGATTTTGAAGGTAGAAACTTACGATTGGATTTTGATACGGTTTCCGTTATGAGTTTGTATTTACCTTCGGGCACCAATGATGCGAGGCTAAACTTTAAGTTGAATTATATGGCTGAATTTCAAGAATATGTCAATCAGCTTAAAAAAGAGATCCCAAATTTGATTATTTGCGGAGATTATAATATTTGTCATAAAGAAATTGATATTCATAACCCTAAAATGAAAGGAGTTTCAGGATTTTTACCTGTGGAACGCATGTGGATTGGCAAGTTTATTGATAGTGGTTTTATAGATACTTTTAGGCATTTTAACAAAGAGCCGCATAATTATAGTTGGTGGAGTTATAGAGCAAATGCGAGAAATAATAATAAAGGATGGCGGATTGATTATTGTATGGCTTCAGAACCTTTAAAAAGAAGGTTAAAAAGAGCTTATATTTTACCAGAAGCCAGACATTCTGATCATTGTCCGATTGGTGTAGAAATTGAATAG
- a CDS encoding OmpA/MotB family protein → MKKVTLLILTITLVSSCVSKKVYTELEEKYDKLRGNNEALFSENQDLIDQKKELEEARLKLQSELDNLAEEKERITNAVNQLEAKKNKLEAEYENLANDSEQQLSAKAEENRKLLVQLQEKEAKLAAESDRLAELQSELSERSARVDQLEGLIAAKEAAMQRLKDAVSAALQGFEGKGLTVERKNGKVYVSMENKLLFSSGSWAVNSEGQRAVNNLAEVLTQNPDIDVLIEGHTDNVPYGGKGVLIDNWDLSTKRATAIVRILVNNNVPQKQVTAAGRGEFMPVASNATSTGKAKNRRIEIILAPNLDAINSLLEE, encoded by the coding sequence ATGAAAAAAGTAACATTATTAATCTTAACTATAACCTTGGTGAGTTCATGCGTTTCAAAGAAAGTATATACTGAACTTGAAGAAAAGTACGATAAGTTACGTGGTAATAACGAAGCTTTATTTAGTGAAAATCAGGACCTAATTGACCAAAAAAAGGAGTTAGAAGAAGCTAGGTTAAAATTGCAATCTGAATTGGATAATTTGGCAGAAGAAAAAGAGCGAATTACCAATGCGGTAAATCAATTGGAAGCTAAAAAGAATAAATTAGAGGCTGAGTATGAAAATCTTGCGAATGATAGTGAACAGCAACTTTCAGCAAAAGCCGAAGAAAACAGAAAATTATTGGTACAGTTACAAGAAAAGGAAGCTAAATTGGCAGCAGAAAGTGATCGTTTGGCCGAATTGCAAAGTGAACTTAGCGAACGTTCTGCCAGAGTAGATCAATTAGAAGGCTTAATTGCCGCCAAAGAAGCTGCTATGCAGCGTTTAAAAGATGCGGTTTCAGCTGCCCTACAAGGTTTTGAAGGCAAAGGGTTAACTGTAGAACGAAAAAATGGTAAAGTATATGTTTCCATGGAAAACAAGTTATTGTTCAGCTCTGGTAGCTGGGCGGTAAATAGTGAGGGCCAGAGAGCAGTTAACAATTTGGCAGAAGTCTTAACTCAAAATCCTGATATTGATGTACTCATCGAAGGCCATACTGATAATGTACCTTACGGCGGAAAAGGAGTACTCATTGATAACTGGGATTTATCTACTAAACGTGCCACTGCCATTGTACGTATTTTGGTAAATAACAACGTGCCCCAAAAACAAGTTACTGCCGCGGGCCGTGGTGAATTTATGCCAGTAGCTAGTAATGCTACATCAACAGGAAAAGCTAAAAACAGACGTATTGAAATTATTTTAGCACCTAATTTAGATGCTATTAATAGTCTGTTGGAGGAGTAG
- a CDS encoding SulP family inorganic anion transporter, producing the protein MSKIFPILDWLPNYKTSFLRGDIFAGLTIGIILIPQGIAYAIIAGLPPIYGLYTALIPQLIYTVFGTSRQLSTGPTALDSLIIASGVSTLAVLGSDNYVTIVLLLTLMVGCVQFIVGTFRLGFIVNFISRPVLTGFVTAAALIIALSQFKDLLGLDVSRSNHIQTIVSNLFEKINEINFNTLIVGLVSILIIYGLRAIHKKIPGHLLIVIIGILIMKWFGNYFTDVEIVKEIPKGFPPFAIHDFDITLIQKLMPIALTLAFTGFLQGISIAKALDEDAIESSLKPNKELIALGLGNVVGSFFGSYTFTGSFSRSAINKEAGANTAMANIVAALFILVTILFLTPVFYYLPKTVLAAIIITAVLGMIKIKDIKFLWKTNKKDFIMMLVTLIITLTIGIKEGIMVGVMVSIFAVIFETSRPHMAVLGKVPNTTHFYRNKERFNDVEIHNEFLIIRFDSQLYFANTNYFKEKLDEFVLEKGDDLKLIIIDAEVINNIDSSGIAALNDLLRKYNGRGIKIYFTSIKGPVRDAFTKSGLVNRIGAENCFMSIQEAVDCYLNKDNTERQRKYTQYIDQANK; encoded by the coding sequence TTGAGTAAAATCTTTCCAATATTAGACTGGCTTCCCAATTATAAAACATCTTTTTTAAGAGGAGATATTTTTGCTGGGTTAACTATTGGTATTATTTTGATTCCACAAGGTATTGCTTACGCCATAATTGCTGGTTTGCCACCTATTTATGGTTTGTACACAGCGTTAATTCCACAATTAATCTATACTGTTTTTGGTACATCAAGGCAACTTTCGACAGGACCAACGGCGTTAGACTCCTTAATAATAGCTTCGGGTGTATCAACATTAGCCGTTTTGGGATCGGATAATTATGTAACCATTGTTTTGCTCTTAACATTAATGGTGGGTTGTGTGCAATTTATTGTAGGGACATTTAGATTAGGTTTTATCGTTAATTTTATATCAAGGCCAGTCTTAACAGGTTTTGTAACCGCAGCTGCATTAATAATTGCCTTAAGTCAGTTTAAAGATTTATTGGGCTTGGATGTTTCACGTAGTAATCACATTCAAACTATCGTTTCAAATCTTTTTGAAAAAATAAACGAAATAAATTTTAATACTTTAATAGTAGGCTTAGTTTCCATTCTAATAATTTATGGATTAAGAGCAATTCACAAAAAAATACCAGGTCATTTATTAATTGTTATTATTGGCATTTTAATAATGAAATGGTTTGGTAATTATTTTACAGATGTAGAAATTGTAAAGGAAATCCCGAAAGGGTTTCCGCCATTTGCTATTCATGATTTTGACATTACATTAATTCAAAAATTAATGCCTATTGCGTTAACGTTGGCCTTTACTGGATTTTTACAAGGAATATCAATAGCTAAGGCCTTGGACGAAGATGCTATTGAATCTAGCTTAAAGCCTAATAAAGAACTAATTGCATTAGGTCTAGGAAATGTTGTAGGTTCTTTTTTTGGGTCATATACATTTACAGGAAGTTTTTCAAGATCTGCCATTAACAAAGAAGCTGGTGCCAATACTGCTATGGCTAATATAGTAGCAGCATTGTTTATCCTAGTAACCATTTTGTTTTTAACTCCCGTTTTTTATTATTTACCAAAAACAGTTTTAGCTGCAATAATAATCACAGCTGTGTTAGGGATGATAAAAATAAAAGACATCAAATTTTTATGGAAAACCAATAAGAAAGATTTTATAATGATGTTGGTTACTTTAATTATTACACTTACTATTGGTATAAAAGAGGGAATTATGGTCGGTGTAATGGTTTCCATTTTTGCAGTAATTTTTGAAACTTCAAGACCTCATATGGCGGTTTTAGGCAAAGTACCTAACACCACGCATTTTTATAGAAATAAAGAGCGTTTTAATGATGTAGAAATACATAACGAATTTCTAATTATCAGGTTCGATTCACAATTGTATTTTGCCAATACCAACTATTTTAAAGAAAAACTAGATGAATTTGTATTGGAAAAAGGTGATGATTTAAAATTAATTATTATTGATGCCGAGGTAATTAATAATATTGATAGTAGTGGTATTGCTGCACTAAATGACCTTTTAAGAAAGTATAATGGTAGAGGTATTAAAATATACTTTACCAGTATTAAAGGGCCCGTACGAGACGCCTTTACCAAAAGTGGATTGGTGAACAGAATTGGTGCAGAAAATTGTTTTATGAGCATTCAAGAAGCGGTCGATTGTTATCTTAATAAAGATAATACAGAACGGCAAAGAAAATATACCCAATATATAGATCAAGCAAATAAATAA
- a CDS encoding DUF3817 domain-containing protein, which yields MKTTFRVVSILEGLSYLILLFIAVPIKYLGNDESWVKMFGMPHGLLFVAYIVLAYLIKSEMKWGTKTFLIVLVASVIPFGTFYIDRKYLRSPS from the coding sequence ATGAAAACCACCTTTAGAGTTGTATCCATATTAGAAGGGTTATCGTATTTAATATTACTATTTATTGCTGTGCCCATAAAGTATTTGGGCAATGACGAATCTTGGGTAAAAATGTTCGGTATGCCACATGGTTTGTTGTTTGTGGCTTATATTGTATTGGCTTATCTTATAAAATCCGAAATGAAATGGGGCACCAAAACCTTTTTAATAGTATTGGTAGCCTCAGTAATTCCGTTTGGAACATTTTATATTGATAGGAAATACTTGAGAAGCCCATCCTAA
- a CDS encoding ATP-binding cassette domain-containing protein — MKSVLEADSIEKSYGHNTILSDVYLKCETGDIIGILGRNGCGKSTLLKIIYGVISAEHKFVRIDYQLRHKAYKYANEISYLPQDNFIPKHFNVSKAISLFLSKDKLSEFYDDSYIESIKNQKVKNLSGGELRYLEIKLILCSDSKFALLDEPYNGLSPVMINITNKLIVERAKHKGIILTDHNYINVLKISTQIYLIKDCSTKKLKNEKELIQYGYLNEGML; from the coding sequence ATGAAAAGTGTATTAGAAGCCGACAGTATAGAAAAATCGTATGGTCATAACACCATTTTATCTGATGTTTATTTAAAATGTGAAACTGGCGATATTATCGGAATTTTAGGCAGGAATGGATGTGGTAAATCTACCTTACTTAAAATTATTTATGGTGTTATTTCTGCTGAACATAAATTTGTAAGAATTGATTATCAACTTAGGCATAAGGCTTATAAATATGCAAACGAAATCTCTTATTTGCCACAAGATAACTTCATACCTAAACATTTTAACGTTTCAAAGGCTATCAGCTTGTTTTTATCAAAAGATAAATTATCAGAGTTTTATGATGATTCTTATATTGAAAGTATTAAAAACCAAAAAGTAAAAAACCTTTCAGGCGGTGAATTGAGATACTTAGAAATTAAGCTGATTCTTTGTTCAGATTCAAAATTTGCATTGTTGGACGAACCTTACAATGGATTATCTCCTGTAATGATAAATATAACGAACAAACTTATCGTAGAACGTGCAAAACATAAAGGAATCATACTTACCGACCACAATTACATTAACGTATTAAAGATTTCAACTCAAATCTATCTTATAAAAGACTGTTCCACGAAAAAACTAAAAAACGAAAAGGAGTTAATCCAGTACGGTTATTTGAACGAAGGAATGTTGTGA
- a CDS encoding helix-turn-helix transcriptional regulator produces the protein MQQLSRLIAILTLLKSKRILTATELSKKFEVSVRTIYRDIRKLEVAGVPIITLEGRGYSLMDGYVVAPVQFTEKQANALITAQHIVNKSNDASFVNDFEEAMTKIKSVFRTSIQQKSELLHSKIHVFNFKQEKVPSNALSELQLAITNFNLTEINYRKADQIDTTFRVIEPCAIFATDNKWILIAWCHLRKDYRAFRVDRIQHFKILPTQFEDRKFDLQTFYKSRPYNP, from the coding sequence ATGCAACAACTATCACGACTAATAGCTATATTAACGCTGTTAAAATCAAAGCGAATTTTAACCGCAACTGAACTTTCTAAAAAGTTTGAAGTTAGTGTTAGAACCATTTATAGAGATATTAGAAAATTGGAAGTTGCGGGAGTTCCTATTATAACTTTAGAAGGTCGGGGATATAGTTTAATGGATGGTTATGTTGTTGCACCCGTTCAGTTTACCGAAAAACAAGCCAATGCGTTAATCACGGCTCAACATATTGTAAACAAGTCTAACGATGCTTCTTTTGTAAATGATTTTGAAGAAGCCATGACTAAAATAAAGTCGGTATTTAGAACCTCTATCCAGCAAAAAAGCGAATTGCTACACAGTAAAATTCACGTTTTTAACTTTAAACAGGAAAAGGTGCCCAGCAATGCCCTTTCCGAATTGCAATTGGCAATAACCAATTTTAATTTAACTGAAATTAATTATCGCAAAGCTGATCAAATAGATACTACTTTTAGGGTTATTGAACCTTGTGCTATCTTTGCTACGGATAACAAATGGATCTTAATTGCTTGGTGTCATTTAAGAAAAGATTACAGGGCTTTTAGAGTAGATCGTATTCAGCATTTTAAGATACTACCGACGCAATTTGAAGATAGAAAATTTGATTTGCAAACTTTTTATAAGTCAAGACCTTATAATCCTTAA
- a CDS encoding MoaD/ThiS family protein translates to MQIELLLFGIVKDVIGKSSMQLQTLENTTIVNFRAFLLEEYPKLAAYKSFSIAVNEAYVDDNHQLKENDVVALIPPVSGG, encoded by the coding sequence ATGCAAATAGAACTATTGCTTTTTGGGATTGTTAAAGATGTTATTGGAAAAAGTTCGATGCAATTACAAACCCTAGAAAATACAACAATAGTAAATTTTAGAGCTTTTTTACTTGAGGAATACCCTAAACTAGCAGCTTACAAAAGCTTTTCTATTGCAGTAAATGAAGCATATGTTGATGACAATCATCAACTAAAAGAAAATGATGTTGTGGCTTTAATTCCACCAGTTAGTGGAGGATAG